The DNA region ACGCCGTGCAGGACGCGACCACGACCGCCGCAAGCGCCGTGCAGAAGGCGTTGGCAGCGGCGGTTCTGCCGGCCCGCGCTACGCAGACGCGCGACCTGCCGGGACCGACGGGCGAATCGAACAGGCTGTCGCTTTGGGTGCGCGCGCCGCTGCTGTGCCTTGGCCCCGGCGCGGAAACGGCGGCGGCGCAGGCCGCTGCTGTGCGCGCCCTGGGGGGGGCGGCCATCGAGGCGCCGGGGCTGGACCCGGCGGCGCTGACCACGCTCGCAGGTTTCTCGGGGGCGATCTGGTGGGGCGATGCCATGCAAGGCCGGGCCCATGCGCAGGCGCTGGCGGCGCGGCGCGGGCCGATCCTGCCGCTGATCGGGATGCCCGATGCGGCGCATGTGCATCTGGAACGGCATGTCTGCATCGACACCACCGCCTCGGGTGGCAATGCGCAGCTTCTGGCGCAGGTGTCGGGCTGATCCCTGCCGCTTGACCGGACGTCACGGATCGGGAACGGTTGGCCCATGTTCCCGATCCGCGACCACAACCCCTCGGGCCGCGTGCCCTATGTCGTCTACGCGCTCATCCTGGTGAATGTGGCGGTCTACGCCCTGACCTGGGCCGAGTTGTCACTGGATGTCCGGGCGATCGACCGGTTCTACACCGACTGGGGGCTTCAGCCGGTGGAGCTGTCCAGCGGGCAGGACCTTCACACGGTCTTCACCTCGATGTTCGTGCATGGCGGCTTGTTGCATCTGGCCGGCAACATGCTGTTCCTGTGGGTCTTTGGCGACAACCTGGAAGACACGCTCGGGCCGGTGCGGTTCCTGGGCTATTACCTCGCCTGCGGGGTTGCGGCGGCCCTGTTGCAGGTGGCGGTCTCGCCCTGGTCGCCCGTGCCGATGGTGGGCGCTTCTGGCGCCATCGCGGGGGTGATGGGCGGCTACCTGCTGCTGTTTCCCAAGGCGCGGGTCGATGTGCTGATCTACATCGTGATCTTCTTCCGCATCTTCCCGGTGCGGGCCTGGATCGTGCTGATGGTCTGGATCGGCATCCAGCTGGTGCAGGGCTTCTCGATGGACCCTGACCAGGGCGGCGTCGCCTACTTCGCCCATATCGGCGGATTCATCGCCGGGATGGTGCTGATGGTGCCGTCTTGGCTGTGGCGGGGCGGGCCGCGGTTCTGGTCGCGCACCGAGGGGCGGCCCCCGCATCCAGCGGCCGAATATGTGCTGACCGGCTCGCGCATCCCGCGCGTGCGCCGGAGGCCCTAGCGTCAGGCGGTGGCCGGGCGCAGAGCCGGCGCCTTGGCGCGGTTGCGGGTGTACCGGGCGATGCCCAGGTCCGAGGCGTCGATCTCGGTCGGGCGGCCCGACATCAGGTCGGCCAGAACGCGGCCCGAACCCGCCGCCATCGTCCAGCCCAGGGTGCCGTGGCCGGTGTTCAGGAACAGGTTGCCGTAGGCGGTCTTGCCCACCACCGGGGTGCCATCGGGCGTCATCGGGCGCAGGCCCGTCCAGAAGGTGGCACGGCTCTGGTCGCCCGCGCCGCCGAACAGGTCCTCCACCGAATGTTCCAGCGTGGCGCGGCGCTTTGGGTTCAGCGAAAGGTCGAACCCGGCCACTTCCGCCATGCCGCCCACACGGATGCGGTCGCCGAGGCGCGTGATGGCGATCTTGTGCGTCTCGTCCATGACGGTGGACACCGGGGCGCGGCTTTCATCCACGATCGGCACGGTGATCGAATAGCCCTTCAGCGGGTAGACCGGCAGGTTCAGGCCAAGCGGCGCCACCAGCTTCGGTGAATAGGATCCCATGGCCACGACATAGCTGTCGGCCACGATCCGGCCCTCCGCCGTCTTGACCGCGGTGATGCGCCCGCGGTCGGTTTCGAACCCGTCGATGGCCACGTTCCACCGGAAGGTGACGCCCATCGCTTCGGCCATGGCCTGAAGGCTGTTGGTGAACTTGAAGCAATCGCCCGTCTCGTCGCCCGGCAGGCGCAGGCCGCCGGCGATCTTGTCCTTCGACGCGGCCAGGCCCGGCTCTGCCGCCACGCAGCCGGCGGCGTCCAGCACTTCGAAGGGCACGCCATCGGCGGCCAGCACTTCGATGTCCTTGGCGGCGCCATCGACCTGCTTCTTGGTGCGAAACACCTGAAGCGTGCCCTGGGTGCGCTCGTCATAGGAAATGCCGGTCTCGGCGCGCAGGTCCTTCAGCACGTCGCGCGAGTATTCGGCGATCCGGACCATGCGGCCCTTGTTCACCTTGTAGGCGTCGGTGGTGCAGTTCAGCAGCATCCGGCCCAGCCAGTTCAGCTTGGCATAGTCGGGCTTCGGCTGGATGATCAGCGGCGCGTGCTTCTGGAACATCCACTTGATCGCCTTGACCGGAATGCCTGGTGCCGCCCAGGGCGAGGCATAGCCGGGGCTGATCTCGCCGGCATTGGCGAAAGATGTTTCGAGCGCCGGGCCGGGCTGGCGGTCGATCACCGTCACCTCGTGGCCCGCACGGGCCAGGTAATAGGCCGACGTCACCCCGATCACACCCGCCCCCAGAACCACGACCTTCATGGCAGCTTCCTTCCCCGACATCCGTTTTGCAGTTGCAAGAAAGGATAGCGATGCGGTGTGAAAGGGTTTCGAAAAGATGCCCCGGATAGGCAGTCATTATCGAAGATATCGTCGCGACTGCGGGGCTTCATGCAACATCATTGCTTGCTGTAGCCGTATGGCGCTTCTCTCTGCTGAGAATCGGGTTGGATGTGGATTTTTCTCCCGCCCATTCTCCGGGCAATGCCCTCGAAAAGTCGCAGGAGAATCGGGCGAATTGACCACAGGCCACCGGGAACTTCCGCCGGATGTCGAACAGACCAGTTCATTCATTGGAGGGAAAGTGGCAGCCCGTAGGGGAGTCGAACCCCTCTTCCCAGGTTGAAAACCTGGTGTCCTAACCGATAGACGAACGGGCCGCGCTTCGGTCGTGGCGGGCTGAATAAGGGCAGGCCGCGGCGGGTGCAAGCGGATTCTTTGCAGTCCCGCTCAGGCTTCGGCGGCATCCTCCAGACGCAGCTGGACCTTGGTGCGGCCGCCCCAGGTGTTCAGCTCCAGCCGGCCGGCGAGGTGAAAGCGGCGGTGGCCGGGTTGGTTCAGCGCGGGGCCTAGCGCGCCTTCGAAGGCGCCCCAGGCGACTGCCTCGATCTGGCCGCCCTGGCCGTCGGAGGCGAGCAGACGCAGGTGGGTCTCGCCGATCCGCCGGGGGCTGATCGCCATGTCGGCAAAGGCAAAGCGGGGGGCGGGGGCCGAGGCGCCGAAGGGGCCGGCCTGCTCGATCTGCTCCACCAGGGCGGGAGTGGCCGCGCCGGGCATCAGTAGGCTGTCCAGCTTCAACTCGCCCGCACCGCCCTGACCGGCGCCCTGTTTCGCCAGCAGGTCGGCGAGGCGCTCCATGGCGGCGTCCAGGTGGGGCCGGTCAACGGTCAGACCAGCCGCCATGCGGTGGCCGCCGCCCTTGACCAGCAGCCCCTCGGCCGCGACGCGGTGGACGGCGGCGCCAAGGTCCACGCCGGTGACGGAGCGGCCCGAGCCCTTGCCCACGGCGCCGTCGAACCCGATGACCACGGCGGGGCGGTTGGTGGCTTCCTTCAGGCGCGACGCGACGATGCCGACCACGCCGGGGTGCCAGCCCTCGGCCGCGGCCCAGACCAGCGGGCCACCCAGGCCGCGCGCTTCGGCCTGGGCCAGAGCCTCGTCGCGGACCCTGAGTTCGATCTCGCGGCGCTCGGAGTTGAGCTGGTCGAGGCGTTGGGCAAGCGCCGCCGCCTCGCGCGGGTCGGCGGTGGCCAGCAGGCGGGCGCCGAGATCGGCCTGGCCGATGCGGCCGCCGGCATTGATGCGGGGGCCAAGGAGGAAGCCCAGGGCATAGGGCGTGGGGGCCTCGTTCATCCGGGCGATGTCGGCCAGGGCGGCGAGGCCGGGGCGGTCGCGCCGCGCCATGACCTTCAGCCCCTGACGCACCAGGGCGCGGTTCACGCCGGTCAGGGGGGCCACGTCGGCGACGGTGGCGAGCGCCACGAGGTCGAGGAGGGCCATCAGGTCGGGACCCTGAGCGCCTTCGGCCCGCAGCTGGCGGTTGGCCTCGACCAGCATCAGGAAGACCACGGAGGCGGCGCAGAGGTGGGCGAGGGTGCCGTCCTCGTCCTGGCGGTTGGGGTTCACCACGGCCA from Neotabrizicola shimadae includes:
- a CDS encoding rhomboid family intramembrane serine protease, giving the protein MFPIRDHNPSGRVPYVVYALILVNVAVYALTWAELSLDVRAIDRFYTDWGLQPVELSSGQDLHTVFTSMFVHGGLLHLAGNMLFLWVFGDNLEDTLGPVRFLGYYLACGVAAALLQVAVSPWSPVPMVGASGAIAGVMGGYLLLFPKARVDVLIYIVIFFRIFPVRAWIVLMVWIGIQLVQGFSMDPDQGGVAYFAHIGGFIAGMVLMVPSWLWRGGPRFWSRTEGRPPHPAAEYVLTGSRIPRVRRRP
- a CDS encoding D-amino acid dehydrogenase; this encodes MPIRGIFSKPFHTASLSFLATAKRMSGKEAAMKVVVLGAGVIGVTSAYYLARAGHEVTVIDRQPGPALETSFANAGEISPGYASPWAAPGIPVKAIKWMFQKHAPLIIQPKPDYAKLNWLGRMLLNCTTDAYKVNKGRMVRIAEYSRDVLKDLRAETGISYDERTQGTLQVFRTKKQVDGAAKDIEVLAADGVPFEVLDAAGCVAAEPGLAASKDKIAGGLRLPGDETGDCFKFTNSLQAMAEAMGVTFRWNVAIDGFETDRGRITAVKTAEGRIVADSYVVAMGSYSPKLVAPLGLNLPVYPLKGYSITVPIVDESRAPVSTVMDETHKIAITRLGDRIRVGGMAEVAGFDLSLNPKRRATLEHSVEDLFGGAGDQSRATFWTGLRPMTPDGTPVVGKTAYGNLFLNTGHGTLGWTMAAGSGRVLADLMSGRPTEIDASDLGIARYTRNRAKAPALRPATA
- the recJ gene encoding single-stranded-DNA-specific exonuclease RecJ; protein product: MGAFLNVETSLTGRRWTGPTESELRLAEAMAQTTRLPLALCQTLVRRGVTPGEAAAFLAPALRDLLPDPLTLKDMGPAAARFLQALSRRERIAVFADYDVDGGASAALLLTWLRAMGHAATLYIPDRIDEGYGPNEPAMAELASRHSLILCVDCGTLSHGPIAAAKGADVVVLDHHLGAETLPPALAVVNPNRQDEDGTLAHLCAASVVFLMLVEANRQLRAEGAQGPDLMALLDLVALATVADVAPLTGVNRALVRQGLKVMARRDRPGLAALADIARMNEAPTPYALGFLLGPRINAGGRIGQADLGARLLATADPREAAALAQRLDQLNSERREIELRVRDEALAQAEARGLGGPLVWAAAEGWHPGVVGIVASRLKEATNRPAVVIGFDGAVGKGSGRSVTGVDLGAAVHRVAAEGLLVKGGGHRMAAGLTVDRPHLDAAMERLADLLAKQGAGQGGAGELKLDSLLMPGAATPALVEQIEQAGPFGASAPAPRFAFADMAISPRRIGETHLRLLASDGQGGQIEAVAWGAFEGALGPALNQPGHRRFHLAGRLELNTWGGRTKVQLRLEDAAEA